Within Larus michahellis chromosome 5, bLarMic1.1, whole genome shotgun sequence, the genomic segment atgggagcaggatggggatgAAGGTCTCAGCATAGGGCGGTGCTGCTGTCGGGGATGTCAGCACAAAATTCCATCACCATTCTCCCACCACCTCGCAGGGTCTGAGAACGAGGTGACCCAGGTGAACCGGTGCCTGGATGCTGCCAAAGCCTGCAACGTGGATGAGATGTGCCAGCGGCTGCGGACGGAGTACGTCTCCTTCTGCATCCGACGCCTGGCCCGAGCCGACACCTGCAACCGCTCCAAGTGCCACAAGGCTCTGCGCAAGTTCTTCGACCGCGTGCCACCTGAGTACACCCACGAGCTGCTCTTCTGCCCCTGCGATGACACAGCCTGTGCTGAACGCCGTCGGCAGACCATTGTTCCTGCCTGCTCCTATGAGTCCAAGGAGAAGCCCAACTGCCTGGCACCTCTGGACTCCTGTAGAGAAAACTACGTCTGCAGGTAACCTTCACACACTGGGGTGGCCAACGTGGACAGCTGTCCCTTTGACAAGCCTGGGGTTGACAGCCTGGTGACCAGACCCAACAGACCCACCTGAAGGATCCTGTCTGGAGGCACCCATCCTACTGACACAGGCCATTGCCTGAGTGGCTCCTTCCCATGACCCATGTCCTTGGCTCGTAGTCTATGCAGAAAGCGTTAACAGGCAGGAGAAGATTTGAGAAGTTTGTGCTGGAGTTTTTTTAGACCTTTTCTatgggtttttgggtttggtctTAAAGAAATACCTGCTATGGAAACTGTTTCAGGAAGGTGCAAGCTAAGCAGAGATGTGGTGTGGTGTGCTTGCAGTCACTTTCACCAATCTGTCTCTTCACTGTCTATCTCCGCCAGCCCAGAGCATCCCACAGGAGCACACAAGCTGTCCTAACAGTCACAGGCACTTGTAGATACCTTAAAACCAtggctttgtcttcttttttaattagaaaaatgaattatatatataaaaactataCCCTTCTGCTGCAAGGCTGGACGTTCCAGTGATTGCAATAGGAGTCTCAGAGTCACAGTTCTCACTCCAGATGCACCAGCCGGTATGTGGCCAGGGAGGTTTGCTCCTCTGTTTCCCTTTAAGCCCCATGcacgcacacatgcacagacCAATCCCAGTATGCACGCTCACAGGCATACCCCTTAAGAATTTTTCCCTCAGCTGCACTATTTCCACCTCTCTATTTCTCAAAAAGTCTTTGATATTCCAGAAGGTTAATCCACATACAGCTCTCAGGAGTGGAGCCCATCTGGCAGTAAGAGATGTAAGACCATACCAGCAGCCATACTGCACCAAATGTGGTGGTCCCAGCCCAGTGCCCTGTGTGCAGCTGTGGCCATGAGCAGACACCTGGAGAAAAGCACAAGAGCAAGTGTAGGACACATCTCCCAGTATTGTCCCAGTCTCTAATTATTGTGGGCTTTGGGACTTCCTGAGCTGAACTTCCAGCAGACATCCCCTACCAGCACATCATCtttaaattacaattaaaaaattatgtcCTTTCACAAAGGAAGGTGAGAGCAGCAGCATCATCTTCTTGGATGGATGCACTGGTACTAATATCCTCACCCCTCTGCAGCCCAGAAACATgaatgaaggaaagaaactgagCTATACATCTGAAGCTGACTCTGAAAGACACAAAGCCCCTAAGCCACACCGTCTCCTGCTCAGATTTCACCCAGCTACCCAGGGAACCCACAACAGCCGGGTACTGCCCTCTTCCTAACAAGACAAGTGGGcccagcagggaagaagaggttGAAAGGGGAGAGCGCTGCTTCCCAGGAGGCTGGAAACCGtttcctgcaggcagcacagCTGTTAATTATCTGGTTCCTTGGTCTCTGAATATATAATATAAAACGTCCTCTAGAGACACGGTGGAAGCAAGGGATTGACGTGTGACCTGGTCAAAGCTAGCAGTGCAGAAACCACAAAGAGACCCAGGAACAAAACATGGCACTTTAAAGAAATAGAGTAAAATACTCCAGGGCTAACCCTGCCTGCACTGCTTAGTCCTCCTGCAGCTTCCTCACAGCTGTAACTTCTTGAATTTCCCAGCTTGTAGGGGTGGGCTCTACTAACATGAATTATACAAAACCTGCAATCACtacccccctcccctaaataacGCAGCAAAAGTTTGTGCAAGAAATGTTTGTCTGGCCATGGCACAGGACAAAGGGGTTGGTATGGGGCAAACATGgcagcaaagaagaggaaaaaagaatactggggaggaggagagaaacgGGCAGGACAGTGCAAGTCTGAGTGCTGACACTGACCAGGAGCACAAAAAATGTCTGGAAGAGAGAGGCTGTCTCAGTTTTTCTGAGATTGCACAGGCAGAGCAAACATTTGAGGTACTCATTTCACAGTTCAGACACTGCAGACCCTCCCCTCAAGTGTTGACAGTGCTAGTGCTTGCTTGAGTTTCCTAAGCAGCTCAAATGCCATGTGAGATGCCTTCTCACCTGGCCATGGCATGCCTGTTTAAAAGGATGTGAATCTCCAGTAGGTCCTATGTCCTGCTTGAAAGCCCAAAGTGGATGTCTTAGATTATCCTACAATGGCCAAACACCACTAGATGCCTATGTGCCACCAACTGACTCATCCCTAAAGAATTAAGTGGCAAATATCTGGTTGGCAGCATGATTAACAGAGTTTAATCAACCAAGCTAGCAGGGGGGCCACATGCAAAAAGCAATCTGTCTGAATGATGCACCTACTTCCCTGCATGGCCCAGACAACCCCAATGATCCCAGCGTGTGTCTCAAAGCTGCTTTGTGtgaagtggtttggtttggtgcTTTGACCTAGACAATgtgaaaactgaggcacagtGGTCTGTGGTGAGAGCTGTATGTCATACACCTCTCGCTCCACAGGCTCCAAGGAGTCCAACCTTCTGCTGAGAATGGGTGCCTGCAGCAGAGGGTATGGCAGCAGCCCTGATGATGGGTAGAGCATTTCATATCTGAGCCCTTGGGCATTTCCCTTAATCTGAGGATGACCTCAGCTAATTTTAAGGCACAGTCtttgaagagagagaaactggACCAGAATGATTTTCTCTTTCAGCCAATCAGCCTAAAAATGAAGGCCTAGGTCTCTAAGGGAAGTTATTACTCAAAAGTCAGATAATGGCAATACAGAATGAATTCCCTCACTGCCTGCAACAGTTCTTCCCTCGAAAACCAGCTTCACGCACCAGAAAATGAACATTTCTTCCAAGACTGGACCTTTCTTGCAATCCCAGAAGCCTGTAAGACATGAACTACAGCACCTATTCATGTTTCATCTCAAAGGGATAAAACCCACCTCTGGgtttgctggggagggggcaggagggtaTAAAATGACATGCATTCAAACTGGTTTAGCAACACCTGCAGcagcaaagcattttacaaatgtCTTCCCTTCTGTAAACACCACCAGCGTGCTGTTATGTCCCTTTTTGCCCCAACTATCTGTGCTAATATGTCCCATTTTGTGCTCTCCCTCCATCAGGTCACGCTATGCGGAGTTCCAGTTTAATTGCCAGCCGTCCCTGCAGGCGGCGAGCGGCTGCCGGAGGGACAGCTATGCTGCCTGTCTGCTGGCGTATACAGGGATCATAGGTAAGAGGCTGCATCCTTCGGCTGGTCTCTCTCCCACTCTCTGTGTGGGAATCATCTCCTCTGGGTGGGAAACATCTCCTCTTACTCTGGCCAACTAAAAGCTATGAGGACAGTAAGGTGGAGAGCTGAGACTGGGATCCCAGGGAGATGCTGGGCCTTGTCTCTGCAGTGATTAGAGAAGGAACCTAAGCTATGATCAAGGGGAAACTTTAGGATAGTTGTAATGGAAGGAGAAAACCCATGCACTATGGGCCGCTGCAAGGTCCCGGCTTCTGTTTCAGGTGGAAATAGATGGGCCATCCCAGGGCATCTGCTCTGTCAGGAGTTCCCTGATGCTATCACCAGTGATGCCACTGGAAATCACTATCCAATGCCATCTTGCTGACTTCAGAGGATGTCAAATTGGGTTTTCAGATGCTGCAGAGACCCAGCTGGCAGCAGTTAGCACAAGTACAGCCAGAGTCCAAAGAGAAGTGCCAATGGCCATTGGACTTGGTCCATCCTGACGGATGGGATAGATTGACAGATTTTTAGGTCAAGATTTCATTCTGGTTTAATCCTTCCTTTGTTGTCTCTGACCATTCTGGAGACTGAGTTTGATTTTTTCAATGACAGCATGGAAAACTTTGTACATACTCACATACAGGTTTTGAATATTAGGGAACCTGAGTTCCCAGGAACTGCTCATTCCTTGGATGGATAGCACATTTTAATTGACTGAAGGCTTTGGTGGTGATGGGGTAAACAAAAGGGTTGTGactgcctccttttctcctccctggGAGCAAAACAGACCTGTGACACCAGCACTTGAAGGGTTTTCTTGTATTGCCATCACGGAGGGGCTCAGCTGAGGCTGTAAGCAGAGCAACTGAAGAGTGCAGCAAGGAGGGAAATCATTGTCCCTTCTTGAAGTACCAGCCTTGCAGTAACACTTCTCCACCCTTCCTGGCAGGCAGCCCCATCACACCCAACTACATTGACAACTCAACTTCCAGCATAGCTCCCTGGTGCACGTGCAATGCCAGCGGCAACCGGCAGGAAGAGTGTGAGAGCTTTCTGCATCTCTTTACCGACAATATCTGTCTCCGTAAGTATCACACGGCACATTGCTGCTGTGGCAGCATCGCCCGCAAGCTGGTGAGGCTTCTTGTGAATGAGGGTATGAAGATGCCCTGGTCCTCAAGAGTCTGTTGGTGTCCAGTTCCCTGTGCTTTCAACAAAGGAGTGCTGAAGCCCCTCAGGCATGCATTTACATGATGCAGTTGGAGGAGGTTGGAGAAGGGATGCACGTGCTTTGCTTGGAAACCTTGCCCTGACAACTCTTTTATCCATCTCTTTCCCACTCGCAGAAAATGCCATTCTGGCCTTTGGCAATGGGACCTACCTGAATGCGGCTGTGGCCCCATCTATCCCCCCCACCACACAGATGTACAAGCAGGAGCGAAATGCCAACAGAGCTGTGGCGACCCTCAGAGAGAACATCTTCGAGCACCTCCAGCCCACCAAGGTAGGAGAGGGCTGACCTGGCCCTAAGATGCTTGGCAGTGTCTATACCTCCTCCATGCCTTCCAGCCTCACCTCAGCTCCCTCTTTCATCTGTGTAATTTCAGCTACGTGCGGACATCCAACCTCCCCTCCACCTCTGAATCCCTGATTGACCCTCTTCTTCATGCTCTGACATATTCTTCCCCAACATCAAGCATGGGGCTACACACTCCTGTCCCTGACTCTGCCCTCCTTCCTGTTGGtcaccttctcttttcttttgtgggTGCTACAGAGAGATATGTTTTTTTTAGAAATCCATGGGCTTTTCAGGACTGTAGTAGGGGAGCCAGGACCACTGGTTTGGCACAAGCATTTCAGCTGCCTGAGATGTAGATTCCTCCCTTGTTAGGTGAGGAGCCTGCAGGTCATAGCATTGAGGCTTCACTGACTAATGTTTGCTAAGCACTGGAAAATTTCATCTGAAAGGTTCTAGTCATCAGCGAATTGTCAGTATCAAAGAAAcattaaattgaaattattttaaaacaaataacagaTGAATTTACTGATGATGGCAGTAGtaagcattaaatattttatttttaaataaaaagaaatgaccTTGATTTGCCACCCACCAGAGTAATTTTCAGATTGAATTATTTTACTATTGAATAATTAACAGTGACCCTGATTTGCTGAATGTTCACGTAACAGAAGCTGTCAGTTAACTAGACTCCAGGGACTGAGCGTGGGCTTTGCACTGGGCTAGCTGATACCTTCAGGGAGCTTCCACAGACAGGTTTTTTTAAGcctcttctgtgtttcttttgctGGGAAAACACCTGCTTCACCTCCCTCCACTCTGTTTTCACAGAGCAGCGGGTTGGGAGGTGCAGAGATGTGGCCTCAGCTTCCCTCACTGCTTCTCAGGGCGTTGGTGGCCATGCACAGCACAGGCATACTTTCAGCAGGCCATAAACTTCGCACCCAGGAGACTTGGAGGACTTGCCTCTAGACGGTGCTCCCCAGACCTTAGCACGGTCCAAACACACTCAGAGCTTTATTCCTGGAAGTGATGGAGAAGCTGTGAACCTCCCTCATCAGTGACAGTCCGGCCCAGATAGCCAACTGATGCTACCACCAGCAAgtgggaagctggaaaaactACTGTAGTCAAGGATGGTCCTACGACATCCTGAACACCCATGTGACAGCAGCACATCCCACTGCTGAGGCGTGAGTGCTGCTGGAGAATGGTCCCTGCTGACACTGCAAGAGGAACTGGGGAGCTGGGCCTTGGCTTTGGACTCAACTCTAAACCCAGACCCTGTTCACGTCCCTGGACCTGAGGAGGAAAGCTATGATGGACTGATTAGTACACCTGCTTCCCATCTCCTTAGCAGTACAGAGCCTTAGCTCTAAATTATCTCAGTTGTCAACTAATGCAAATACAAGTCTCTAGTAAAGCAAATTTTCAGCCACAGTTGTCAATACACTGTAAAAGGAGAAGGCTGCAGTTT encodes:
- the GFRA4 gene encoding GDNF family receptor alpha-4 isoform X3; amino-acid sequence: MTAMSFGQGMAEAVSSSRDCLQAGESCTNDPICSAKFRTLRQCIAGNGANKLGPDAKNQCRSTVTALLSSQLYGCKCKRGMKKEKHCLSVYWSIHHTLMEGMNVLESSPYEPFIRGFDYVRLASITAGSENEVTQVNRCLDAAKACNVDEMCQRLRTEYVSFCIRRLARADTCNRSKCHKALRKFFDRVPPEYTHELLFCPCDDTACAERRRQTIVPACSYESKEKPNCLAPLDSCRENYVCRSRYAEFQFNCQPSLQAASGCRRDSYAACLLAYTGIIGSPITPNYIDNSTSSIAPWCTCNASGNRQEECESFLHLFTDNICLQNAILAFGNGTYLNAAVAPSIPPTTQMYKQERNANRAVATLRENIFEHLQPTKVAGEERLLRGSTRLSSGTSSPAAPFCWAASPLQMWLLSALAVLSLFVM
- the GFRA4 gene encoding GDNF family receptor alpha-4 isoform X2; this encodes MRGILYFCTLILLGMAEAVSSSRDCLQAGESCTNDPICSAKFRTLRQCIAGNGANKLGPDAKNQCRSTVTALLSSQLYGCKCKRGMKKEKHCLSVYWSIHHTLMEGMNVLESSPYEPFIRGFDYVRLASITAGSENEVTQVNRCLDAAKACNVDEMCQRLRTEYVSFCIRRLARADTCNRSKCHKALRKFFDRVPPEYTHELLFCPCDDTACAERRRQTIVPACSYESKEKPNCLAPLDSCRENYVCRSRYAEFQFNCQPSLQAASGCRRDSYAACLLAYTGIIGSPITPNYIDNSTSSIAPWCTCNASGNRQEECESFLHLFTDNICLQNAILAFGNGTYLNAAVAPSIPPTTQMYKQERNANRAVATLRENIFEHLQPTKVAGEERLLRGSTRLSSGTSSPAAPFCWAASPLQMWLLSALAVLSLFVM
- the GFRA4 gene encoding GDNF family receptor alpha-4 isoform X1 produces the protein MRGILYFCTLILLEGMAEAVSSSRDCLQAGESCTNDPICSAKFRTLRQCIAGNGANKLGPDAKNQCRSTVTALLSSQLYGCKCKRGMKKEKHCLSVYWSIHHTLMEGMNVLESSPYEPFIRGFDYVRLASITAGSENEVTQVNRCLDAAKACNVDEMCQRLRTEYVSFCIRRLARADTCNRSKCHKALRKFFDRVPPEYTHELLFCPCDDTACAERRRQTIVPACSYESKEKPNCLAPLDSCRENYVCRSRYAEFQFNCQPSLQAASGCRRDSYAACLLAYTGIIGSPITPNYIDNSTSSIAPWCTCNASGNRQEECESFLHLFTDNICLQNAILAFGNGTYLNAAVAPSIPPTTQMYKQERNANRAVATLRENIFEHLQPTKVAGEERLLRGSTRLSSGTSSPAAPFCWAASPLQMWLLSALAVLSLFVM